A window of the Megalopta genalis isolate 19385.01 chromosome 2, iyMegGena1_principal, whole genome shotgun sequence genome harbors these coding sequences:
- the LOC117226511 gene encoding DDB1- and CUL4-associated factor 6 yields MKKSRPNIFRDIYYQPYNDCTRMNLYGSSKASLQMMQRMTLLKRLKVHNGCINSVCWNATGDLILSGSDDQHLVLTNPYTYEVLSKYKTSHRANIFSAKFLPNSGDHRIVSCSGDGIILYTDLMRKVETFSNRFNCHSGTTYEVVTIPGEPHSFLSCGEDGTVRFFDLRIKDKCNTQKCKEDVLISCERAITTLSINLTMPHQVAIGCSDGTVRIYDRRTLGTPATGLTEASAMDAICTFTVPEFEGSSHRMTSLTYSPDGQDILASYCSDHIYLFNIKDQGNIQLKKDVPVEKKEVKKLRSPLPVRRLRLRGDWSDTGPDSRPEREGARRSRRQIAQARPVLHTSLMQRMTDVLSRMLNDPVTRAALCGGGEDGLEGVVLNQENTQNSNDNAAENSEERQSEEAEGGETATVQSTRETNRLVDEMDDEGTDEGMDEGTNRGADAVTDTVTDVGTDVGIDGGTDEGSDEAQSSKESEDYSESYDSDFVKQKYMGHRNARTMIKEANFWGNDFVMSGSDCGHVFVWEKATAKLCMLLEADHHVVNCLQPHPYLPLLVTAGTDHDVKLWAPTNEESGFDEKFAEDLKKRNAIMLEQTRDTMTVPASFMIRLLACLNHIRRGRGRIRGRSGYDSTAL; encoded by the exons ATGAAGAAGTCACGTCCGAATATTTTCCGTGACATCTACTATCAGCCATACAATGACTGCACCAGGATGAATCTTTACGGCAGCAGCAAAG CGAGCCTTCAAATGATGCAGCGTATGACTCTGTTAAAGAGACTGAAAGTGCACAATGGTTGCATCAATTCTGTCTGTTGGAATGCTACCGGTGATCTAATATTGTCTGGTAGCGACGATCAACATCTTGTACTTACGAACCCTTATACCTACGAG GTGTTGTCAAAGTATAAAACCAGCCACAGAGCAAACATATTTAGCGCGAAGTTTCTTCCAAATAGCGGAGACCACCGGATAGTTTCCTGTAGCGGCGACGGCATTATTTTGTACACAG ATTTAATGAGAAAAGTAGAAACATTTTCCAATCGATTCAATTGTCACAGCGGCACTACCTACGAAGTAGTCACGATACCCGGTGAACCGCATAGTTTTCTAAGTTGCGGCGAGGACGGAACAGTGAGATTCTTTGATCTCAGAATAAAGGACAAATGCAATACGCAAAAATGTAAAGAG GATGTGCTTATTTCTTGCGAGAGAGCTATAACAACCCTGTCTATAAACCTCACCATGCCACATCAAGTAGCAATCGGTTGTTCGGACGGAACAGTACGAATATATGACAGAAGAACGCTAGGAACTCCGGCCACCG GACTGACAGAAGCGAGCGCGATGGATGCCATATGCACGTTTACCGTTCCCGAATTCGAAGGAAGTTCTCACAGGATGACATCGTTGACTTACAGTCCCGACGGGCAAGACATTCTCGCCAGCTACTGCAGCGACCATATTTATTTGTTCAACATAAAG GACCAAGGCAACATTCAGTTGAAGAAAGACGTTCCGGTGGAAAAGAAAGAGGTGAAGAAGCTGCGGTCACCGTTGCCGGTTCGCAGATTGAGACTCAGAGGAGATTGGTCCGACACCGGGCCGGATTCGAGACCCGAACGCGAGGGAGCTCGCCGCAGTAGGAGAC AAATAGCCCAAGCCAGACCGGTGCTTCACACGTCGTTGATGCAGAGAATGACCGATGTTCTGAGCCGAATGTTGAACGACCCGGTGACTAGAGCCGCGTTATGCGGCGGGGGCGAGGACGGTTTGGAGGGTGTGGTCTTGAATCAAGAGAATACTCAAAACAGCAACGACAACGCGGCGGAGAACAGCGAGGAGAGACAAAGCGAAGAAGCGGAAGGTGGCGAGACCGCTACCGTGCAGAGTACTCGGGAAACGAATAGATTGGTGGACGAAATGGACGACGAGGGGACCGACGAGGGCATGGACGAAGGGACCAATCGAGGGGCCGACGCGGTGACGGATACGGTGACGGACGTGGGGACCGACGTCGGAATCGACGGTGGAACCGACGAAGGCTCGGACGAGGCTCAGTCGAGCAAGGAGTCCGAGGATTACAGCGAGTCCTACGACTCTGATTTCGTGAAACAGAAGTATATGGGCCACCGCAACGCAAG GACCATGATTAAAGAAGCGAACTTCTGGGGAAACGATTTCGTCATGTCGGGTAGCGACTGCGGCCACGTGTTCGTCTGGGAAAAAGCGACCGCCAAACTGTGCATGCTACTGGAGGCCGACCATCATGTCGTCAATTGTCTGCAGCCCCATCCCTATCTACCCTTATTGGTCACCGCTGGTACAGACCACGACGTCAAACTGTGGGCTCCCACAAACGAGGAGTCCGGCTTCGACGAGAAATTTGCTGAAGAT CTGAAAAAGAGGAACGCGATCATGCTGGAACAAACCAGAGACACTATGACCGTACCTGCTAGTTTTATGATCAGATTGCTGGCGTGTCTCAATCACATACGCAGAG GACGCGGTCGGATCAGGGGACGAAGCGGATACGACTCCACCGCATTATGA
- the LOC117226562 gene encoding COMM domain-containing protein 8: METSQPLYLNLFSEDKVHVLKELLHACVDEICGRSGPSYHRFASSIDWSREEYDETYKLISTLLHNPACLYLSEEKMPQEYHELPEHIQQSILTCLRVRREQLTDALLKEYSKEKYETLIDFDWKLKLIMGSSKLASLREPLLQLDLIVENKGGRRVLGLELNKDELETFISTIESTVK, from the exons ATGGAAACCTCTCAGCCGTTGTATCTTAACCTCTTCAGCGAAGATAAGGTTCATGTTTTAAAGGAG TTGTTGCATGCATGCGTGGATGAAATATGTGGTAGATCAGGCCCATCCTATCACCGATTTGCAAGTAGCATAGattggagcagagaagagtacgATGAGACTTACAAATTAATATCGACTCTGTTACACAATCCTGCTTGTCTGTATCTATCGGAAGAGAAG ATGCCTCAAGAATACCATGAACTACCCGAGCACATTCAGCAAAGCATACTAACTTGTTTGAGAGTGAGAAGGGAGCAGCTAACGGATGCTTTATTAAAGGAATATTCCaaagaaaaatatgaaacatTGATAGATTTTGATTGGAAATTAAag CTCATAATGGGATCCAGTAAGTTGGCTTCTTTGAGGGAACCTCTTCTTCAGCTGGATCTTATAGTTGAAAATAAGGGAGGACGACGTGTTTTGGGATTGGAATTGAATAAAGATGAACTGGAGACTTTCATAAGCACCATAGAGTCGACAGTGAAATGA